A window from Borrelia sp. P9F1 encodes these proteins:
- a CDS encoding ribonuclease HII, which yields MICGIDEVGRGCIFGPVLSAAVVFKGNPSFLSELDDSKKLKKEKREYLSSLILKNAYYAFAEVPNHIIDKINIHNASLLAMQLAYESLNIQCDLVLVDGKFVPTIKAKRIKAIIKGDSIINEIKAASIIAKVRRDKLMDEYDKIYPLYSLKNNKGYPTQTHKDAIKKHGILSLHRKSFKLT from the coding sequence ATGATTTGTGGAATTGACGAAGTCGGGAGAGGATGCATTTTTGGACCAGTGTTAAGTGCGGCAGTTGTTTTTAAAGGAAATCCTAGTTTTTTAAGTGAACTAGATGATTCAAAAAAGCTTAAAAAAGAAAAAAGGGAATACTTATCTTCATTAATACTTAAAAATGCATATTATGCCTTCGCAGAGGTACCTAACCACATCATTGACAAAATTAATATTCACAATGCCTCTCTTCTTGCTATGCAACTCGCGTACGAAAGCCTAAACATACAATGTGATTTAGTCCTTGTGGATGGGAAATTCGTTCCAACAATAAAAGCTAAAAGAATCAAGGCAATAATCAAGGGAGACTCTATTATTAATGAAATAAAAGCAGCCTCCATTATCGCAAAAGTACGAAGAGATAAGTTGATGGACGAATACGATAAAATTTATCCTCTCTATTCCCTAAAAAACAACAAAGGATACCCGACACAGACCCACAAAGACGCAATAAAGAAACATGGAATCCTAAGCCTTCACAGAAAAAGTTTCAAACTTACCTAA